One genomic segment of Streptomyces liangshanensis includes these proteins:
- a CDS encoding bile acid:sodium symporter family protein produces the protein MNRRLTPRLPSRLPVDPYILAILGTVGLAALLPASGHAARAAGGASTGAVALLFFLYGAKLSTREAVDGLKHWRLHGTVVLCTFAVFPLLGLAAGGLVPYLLTPQLQTGLLFLCLVPSTVQSSIAFTSIARGNVPAAIVAGSFSSLAGIVVTPLLVALLIGGSAGVSADAFVRIVAQLLLPFLAGQLVRRWIGGFLARHKKVLGLVDRGSILLVVYTAFSEGMVAGVWHQVTPARLAGLLAVEAVLLAAMLSLTWFGAGRLGFARGDRIAIQFAGSKKSLAAGLPMASVLFGAHASLAVLPLMLFHQMQLMVCTVIAKRRAKDPLPRVVARGTETGAAETGAEEVVRTGALTGAVRN, from the coding sequence ATGAACCGCCGCCTCACCCCGCGCCTGCCCTCCCGGCTGCCGGTCGACCCCTACATTCTGGCCATTCTCGGTACGGTGGGCCTCGCCGCCCTCCTGCCCGCCTCGGGCCACGCGGCCCGGGCCGCGGGCGGCGCCTCGACCGGCGCGGTGGCGCTCCTGTTCTTCCTCTACGGGGCGAAGCTCTCCACCCGGGAGGCGGTCGACGGACTCAAGCACTGGCGTCTGCACGGCACGGTCGTCCTCTGTACGTTCGCGGTCTTCCCGCTGCTCGGCCTGGCGGCCGGGGGCCTCGTCCCGTACCTCCTGACACCCCAGCTGCAGACCGGCCTCCTGTTCCTGTGCCTGGTGCCCTCGACGGTCCAGTCGTCCATCGCCTTCACCTCGATCGCCCGGGGCAACGTCCCGGCCGCGATCGTCGCGGGCTCCTTCTCCAGCCTCGCGGGCATCGTGGTGACACCGCTGCTGGTGGCGCTGCTGATCGGCGGATCCGCCGGTGTCTCGGCGGACGCGTTCGTCAGGATCGTGGCGCAACTGCTGCTGCCGTTCCTCGCGGGCCAGTTGGTGCGCCGCTGGATCGGCGGCTTCCTCGCCCGCCACAAGAAGGTGCTGGGCCTGGTCGACCGCGGCTCGATCCTGCTGGTCGTCTACACCGCGTTCAGCGAGGGCATGGTCGCCGGCGTCTGGCACCAGGTGACCCCGGCCCGGCTGGCCGGCCTGCTGGCCGTGGAGGCCGTACTCCTCGCCGCGATGCTCTCGCTGACCTGGTTCGGCGCCGGCCGGCTGGGCTTCGCGCGGGGCGACCGGATCGCGATCCAGTTCGCCGGGTCGAAGAAGAGCCTGGCGGCCGGACTGCCCATGGCGAGCGTCCTGTTCGGCGCCCACGCGAGCCTCGCCGTCCTGCCGCTGATGCTGTTCCACCAGATGCAGCTGATGGTCTGCACGGTGATCGCCAAACGCCGCGCGAAGGACCCGCTGCCGCGGGTCGTGGCCCGGGGGACGGAGACCGGGGCGGCGGAGACCGGGGCGGAGGAGGTGGTCCGTACGGGCGCGCTGACCGGAGCCGTACGGAACTGA
- the fdhD gene encoding formate dehydrogenase accessory sulfurtransferase FdhD, with translation MGRVTERRRTIRIRDGIVTTRPDTLVAEEPLEIRLNGRSLAITMRTPGDDFALAAGFLVSEGVLASASDVQSIVYCAGAKDDGSNTYNVVDVRLAPGVPVPDITLERNVYTTSSCGLCGKASLDAVRTTARFTIDDTPPVRLEPTLLAGLPDRLRAAQEVFDRTGGLHAAALFSEHGELLDIREDVGRHNAVDKLIGRALRQDLLPLSRSILLVSSRASFELAQKAVMAGIPVLAAVSAPSSLAVDLAMETGLTLVGFLRGPSMNVYAGDERIALHTGV, from the coding sequence ATGGGACGGGTCACCGAGCGCCGCCGCACCATCCGTATCCGGGACGGAATCGTCACGACCCGCCCCGACACCCTGGTGGCCGAGGAGCCGCTGGAGATCCGGCTGAACGGCAGATCCCTCGCCATCACGATGCGCACCCCGGGCGACGACTTCGCCCTGGCGGCGGGCTTCCTGGTGAGCGAGGGGGTGCTGGCGTCCGCGTCCGACGTGCAGTCGATCGTGTACTGCGCGGGGGCGAAGGACGACGGGTCGAACACGTACAACGTGGTCGACGTCCGGCTCGCGCCCGGGGTCCCGGTCCCCGACATCACGCTGGAGCGCAACGTCTACACCACTTCGTCGTGCGGGCTGTGCGGCAAGGCGAGCCTCGACGCCGTGCGGACCACAGCCCGGTTCACGATCGACGACACTCCCCCGGTCCGGCTGGAGCCGACCCTGCTCGCCGGCCTCCCCGACCGGTTGCGGGCGGCGCAGGAGGTCTTCGACCGGACCGGGGGCCTGCACGCGGCGGCGCTCTTCAGCGAGCACGGGGAGCTGCTGGACATCCGCGAGGACGTCGGCCGGCACAACGCGGTGGACAAGCTGATCGGCCGCGCGCTGCGGCAGGACCTGCTGCCGCTGTCCCGGTCGATCCTGCTGGTGTCCAGCCGGGCTTCCTTCGAACTGGCCCAGAAGGCCGTGATGGCGGGCATTCCGGTGCTCGCGGCGGTGTCGGCGCCGTCCTCCCTCGCCGTCGACCTGGCCATGGAGACGGGGCTGACCCTGGTCGGCTTCCTCCGTGGCCCCTCCATGAACGTGTACGCGGGCGACGAGCGCATCGCCCTGCACACCGGGGTGTGA
- a CDS encoding AMP-dependent synthetase/ligase has protein sequence MREFTVPPLAAAPHVGGLADAVFEHALDDPYRVALGRKDEEGRWRDVTAAAFRDEVLALAKGLLAQGVRFGDRIALMCRTRYEWTLFDFALWSVGAQSVPIYPTSSAEQVHWMLHDAEVTACMVEHEDHAMTVGSVIDRLPLLKRLWQLDAGAVDELFAAGAALDDEVVHRHRKAVTPDSVATVVYTSGTTGRPKGCVLTHAHFMYETDTVISRWEPVFHSRRGDEASTLLFLPLAHVFGRMVEIAAIRGRVKLGHQPELRASALLPDLAAFRPSFVLAVPYVFEKVYDAARRKAESEGRAAPFDKAIEVAVRYAEAREQQAFGVGPGPSAALRVQHQFFEKAVYGKVREAMGGRVRHAFSGGSAMDRRLGLFFEGAGVTIFEGYGLTESCAAATVNPPERTRFGTVGQPIPGTTVHIADDGEIWLHGGLLFSGYLNNRRATEEVLRGGWLATGDLGSLDEDGYLTITGRKKEILVTSGGKSVSPGALEERVRAHPLVAQCIVVGNDRPYIAALVTVDHEAIEHWLTMRGKPPLADRELVRDKDLELEIRRAVVAANTAVSQAESIRTFRILAHPFSEERGLLTPSLKLKRKAIEAAYATEVEALYR, from the coding sequence TTGCGCGAGTTCACCGTTCCTCCCCTGGCGGCCGCGCCCCACGTGGGCGGACTCGCGGACGCCGTGTTCGAGCACGCCCTCGACGATCCGTACCGGGTCGCCCTCGGCCGCAAGGACGAGGAGGGCCGGTGGCGGGACGTGACCGCCGCCGCCTTCCGTGACGAGGTGCTGGCCCTGGCGAAGGGGCTGCTCGCGCAAGGGGTGCGGTTCGGCGACCGCATCGCCCTGATGTGCCGTACGCGCTACGAGTGGACGCTCTTCGACTTCGCGCTCTGGTCCGTCGGCGCCCAGTCCGTACCGATCTACCCGACGTCGTCGGCCGAGCAGGTCCACTGGATGCTGCACGACGCGGAGGTCACGGCGTGCATGGTCGAGCACGAGGACCACGCGATGACGGTCGGGTCCGTGATCGACCGGCTGCCGCTGCTCAAGCGGCTGTGGCAACTGGACGCCGGGGCGGTGGACGAGCTGTTCGCGGCGGGCGCGGCCCTGGACGACGAGGTCGTGCACCGGCACCGCAAGGCGGTGACGCCGGACTCCGTGGCCACCGTCGTCTACACCTCGGGCACCACCGGGCGCCCCAAGGGCTGTGTGCTGACGCACGCCCACTTCATGTACGAGACGGACACGGTGATCAGCCGGTGGGAGCCGGTGTTCCACTCCCGGCGCGGCGACGAGGCGTCCACGCTGCTCTTCCTGCCGCTCGCGCACGTCTTCGGGCGGATGGTGGAGATCGCGGCGATCCGGGGGCGGGTGAAGCTCGGGCACCAGCCGGAGCTGCGGGCGTCCGCCCTGCTGCCCGACCTCGCCGCGTTCCGCCCCTCGTTCGTCCTGGCCGTGCCGTACGTCTTCGAGAAGGTGTACGACGCGGCCCGCCGCAAGGCCGAGTCGGAGGGGAGGGCCGCACCCTTCGACAAGGCGATCGAGGTGGCGGTGCGGTACGCGGAGGCGCGCGAGCAGCAGGCGTTCGGGGTCGGCCCCGGGCCGTCCGCCGCGCTCCGCGTCCAGCACCAGTTCTTCGAGAAGGCCGTGTACGGCAAGGTGCGGGAGGCGATGGGCGGCCGGGTGCGGCACGCCTTCTCCGGGGGCTCTGCGATGGACCGGCGGCTCGGGCTGTTCTTCGAGGGCGCCGGTGTCACGATCTTCGAGGGGTACGGGCTGACCGAGTCGTGCGCGGCGGCCACGGTCAACCCGCCGGAACGTACCCGCTTCGGCACGGTCGGGCAGCCGATCCCCGGGACCACCGTCCACATCGCCGACGACGGCGAGATATGGCTGCACGGCGGCCTGCTCTTCTCCGGGTACCTCAACAACAGGCGGGCGACGGAGGAGGTCCTGCGCGGCGGCTGGCTCGCCACCGGCGACCTGGGGTCCCTGGACGAGGACGGCTACCTCACCATCACCGGCCGGAAGAAGGAGATCCTGGTCACGTCGGGCGGCAAGAGCGTGTCGCCCGGGGCGCTGGAGGAACGGGTCAGGGCACATCCGCTGGTCGCGCAGTGCATCGTGGTCGGCAACGACCGGCCGTACATCGCGGCGCTGGTCACGGTGGACCACGAGGCGATCGAGCACTGGCTGACGATGCGGGGCAAACCGCCCCTCGCGGACCGGGAGCTGGTCCGGGACAAGGACCTGGAGCTGGAGATCCGGCGGGCGGTGGTGGCCGCCAACACGGCGGTGTCGCAGGCGGAGTCGATCCGTACGTTCCGGATCCTGGCCCATCCGTTCAGCGAGGAGCGGGGGTTGCTGACGCCGTCGCTCAAGCTGAAGCGGAAGGCGATCGAGGCGGCGTACGCGACGGAGGTCGAGGCGCTCTACCGGTAG
- a CDS encoding NAD(P)H-dependent oxidoreductase subunit E: MDLHFGDSKPTDEERAAVDSLLGLPTSAWEGADDRTDSDLRWARGGREARERRDLLLPGLHAINDRIGWISEGALDYLCRRLTVPPAEAYGVATFYAMFAVKPRPAKVLHVCTDLACASKGSAAVCAGLEERLGAAGSAAGGLVWQPSPCLGLCERAPAALVIQAGVPSDEGSAPQPPAAPGATERVQLGGARPSWPAGANPAGPARAANGVSVTAPLPSSPAGLPVGGQAAEAAPRRYATAVIAPATPEALVLAGAEPAAAPAEPAAALAVPQAGQPGLSLLSRVGVVDPYSLDDYRAHDGYRALRRAFDLGPAGVIREVTDAGLVGRGGAAFPTGRKWQATASQPVRQHYLVCNADESEPGTFKDRVVMEGDPYALIESMTIAGYAVGADRGYLYLRGEYPRALRLLQHAIDQARARGFLGDDILGQGYAFDIEIRRGAGAYICGEETALFNSIEGYRGEPRSKPPFPVESGLFGKPTAENNVETLINVLPILNQGAAAYAAIGTGQSTGPKLFCVSGNVGKPGIYELPFGATLGELLELAEAPDTMRAILLGGAAGGFVRPDELDIPLTFEGTRAAGTTLGSGVVLVLDDTVPLPKMLVRVAEFFRDESCGQCVPCRVGTVRQEEALHRIVDKTGEDAAEDIALLREVGAAMKDASICGLGQTAWSAVESAIDRLGAYK, translated from the coding sequence GTGGATCTGCACTTCGGTGACAGCAAGCCCACCGACGAGGAGCGGGCGGCGGTCGACTCGCTGCTCGGCCTGCCCACCTCGGCGTGGGAGGGCGCGGACGACCGTACCGACTCGGACCTGCGCTGGGCACGGGGCGGCCGCGAGGCACGGGAGCGGCGGGACCTGCTGCTGCCGGGGCTGCACGCCATCAACGACCGGATCGGCTGGATCAGCGAGGGCGCCCTCGACTACCTGTGCCGGCGGCTGACCGTGCCGCCGGCGGAGGCGTACGGGGTCGCCACGTTCTACGCGATGTTCGCGGTCAAGCCGCGCCCGGCGAAGGTCCTGCACGTCTGTACGGACCTGGCCTGCGCGAGCAAGGGCTCGGCGGCGGTCTGCGCCGGGCTCGAAGAGCGCCTGGGCGCGGCCGGTTCGGCGGCGGGCGGCCTCGTCTGGCAGCCGAGCCCCTGTCTGGGCCTGTGCGAGCGGGCCCCGGCGGCGCTGGTCATCCAGGCCGGCGTCCCGTCCGACGAGGGCTCCGCGCCCCAGCCCCCGGCGGCCCCCGGGGCCACCGAGAGGGTCCAGCTCGGCGGCGCCCGGCCGTCCTGGCCGGCCGGCGCGAACCCGGCGGGCCCGGCCCGCGCGGCCAACGGCGTCTCCGTCACGGCCCCCCTGCCGTCGAGCCCGGCGGGCCTCCCGGTCGGCGGACAGGCCGCCGAGGCGGCCCCCCGCCGTTACGCCACCGCCGTCATCGCCCCCGCCACCCCCGAGGCCCTCGTCCTCGCGGGGGCGGAACCCGCGGCGGCCCCGGCGGAGCCCGCCGCGGCCCTCGCCGTACCGCAGGCGGGGCAGCCGGGCCTGTCGCTGCTCTCCCGGGTCGGCGTGGTCGACCCGTACAGCCTCGACGACTACCGCGCGCACGACGGCTACCGCGCCCTGCGCCGGGCCTTCGACCTCGGCCCCGCCGGGGTCATCCGGGAGGTCACGGACGCCGGCCTGGTGGGCCGCGGCGGCGCCGCGTTCCCCACGGGCCGCAAGTGGCAGGCCACCGCCTCGCAGCCGGTGCGCCAGCACTACCTGGTCTGCAACGCCGACGAATCCGAGCCGGGCACCTTCAAGGACCGCGTGGTCATGGAGGGCGACCCGTACGCGCTGATCGAGTCCATGACGATCGCCGGGTACGCGGTCGGCGCCGACCGGGGCTACCTCTACCTGCGCGGCGAGTACCCGCGCGCGCTGCGGCTGCTCCAGCACGCGATCGACCAGGCGCGCGCCCGGGGCTTCCTCGGGGACGACATCCTCGGCCAGGGGTACGCCTTCGACATCGAGATCCGGCGCGGCGCCGGGGCGTACATCTGCGGTGAGGAGACCGCGCTGTTCAACTCCATCGAGGGCTACCGCGGCGAGCCGCGGTCCAAGCCGCCCTTCCCGGTGGAGAGCGGCCTGTTCGGCAAGCCGACGGCCGAGAACAACGTCGAGACGCTGATCAACGTGCTGCCCATCCTGAACCAGGGCGCGGCCGCGTACGCCGCGATCGGCACGGGCCAGTCCACCGGGCCGAAGCTGTTCTGCGTCTCGGGCAACGTCGGCAAGCCGGGCATCTACGAGCTGCCGTTCGGCGCCACGCTCGGGGAGCTGCTGGAGCTGGCCGAGGCCCCCGACACCATGCGGGCCATCCTGCTGGGCGGCGCGGCGGGCGGTTTCGTACGCCCCGACGAGCTGGACATCCCACTCACCTTCGAGGGGACGAGGGCGGCCGGTACGACCCTGGGATCCGGCGTGGTGCTGGTCCTGGACGACACCGTGCCGCTGCCGAAGATGCTGGTGCGGGTCGCGGAGTTCTTCCGCGACGAGTCCTGCGGCCAGTGCGTGCCGTGCCGGGTCGGCACGGTGCGCCAGGAGGAGGCGCTGCACCGGATCGTGGACAAGACCGGTGAGGATGCCGCCGAGGACATCGCGCTGCTGCGCGAGGTCGGCGCGGCCATGAAGGACGCCTCGATCTGCGGTCTGGGACAGACCGCCTGGAGTGCCGTCGAGTCAGCCATCGATCGACTGGGGGCCTACAAGTGA
- a CDS encoding molybdopterin oxidoreductase family protein, translating into MKKRERTPKTYARITHPMVRDEKGGPLRRASWDEALDRAAEGLGAARGSFGMLSCARATNEMNYVAQKFTRVVMGTNNVDSCNRTCHAPSVAGLSAVFGSGGGTSSYGEVDHTDLILMWGSNARFAHPIFFQHVLRGIRNGARMYAVDPRRTSTAEWAESWLGLNVGTDIPLAHAVGREIIHAGLHNTSFIERATTGFEEYAAEVEPWTLAVAEKVTGVPAEAIRDLAHAYARAERAQLCWTLGITEHHNGTDNVRALINLSLLTGHVGRYGSGVQPLRGQNNVQGGGDMGAIPNRLPGFQDILEPAIRTKFETAWDTVIQPEYGMTLTQMFEAMETGELKAVYCIGENPAQSEADSEQAVERMKKLDCLVVQDIFLTATAELADVILPATAAWAETDGTTTNSERRVQRVRKAVEPPGEAREDIDIICDLAGRLGHPWKYADAESVWNELRSVSPDHYGMTYERLAEHQGIQWPCPDTDKIEPTYLHGRLWDEDPAKRGRLAPFGIVKHDPPVDLTDDQYPIRLTTGRRLDSYNTGVQTGSFASPLRRGEYVELCPEDAERYGVSVGEEVRISSRRGTVQAPVWVDPGLRPGLAFMTMHFPDEVDTNQLTIEANCPIAGTAEFKASAIRIEKLPVSGPASGLVSAPAVRS; encoded by the coding sequence GGATGCTCTCCTGCGCCCGGGCCACCAACGAGATGAACTACGTCGCGCAGAAGTTCACCCGCGTGGTGATGGGCACCAACAACGTGGACTCTTGCAACCGGACCTGTCACGCGCCCAGTGTGGCCGGGCTGTCCGCGGTCTTCGGCTCCGGTGGCGGCACCTCGTCGTACGGCGAGGTCGACCACACCGACCTGATCCTGATGTGGGGCTCCAACGCCCGCTTCGCGCACCCCATCTTCTTCCAGCACGTGCTCCGGGGCATCAGGAACGGCGCGCGCATGTACGCCGTCGACCCCCGCCGCACCTCCACCGCCGAGTGGGCCGAGAGCTGGCTCGGGCTGAACGTCGGTACGGACATCCCGCTGGCCCACGCGGTCGGCCGCGAGATCATCCACGCGGGCCTGCACAACACGTCGTTCATCGAGCGCGCGACCACCGGCTTCGAGGAGTACGCGGCCGAGGTCGAGCCGTGGACGCTCGCGGTGGCGGAGAAGGTCACCGGCGTGCCGGCCGAGGCGATCCGCGACCTCGCCCACGCCTACGCCCGCGCCGAACGCGCCCAGTTGTGCTGGACGCTCGGGATCACCGAGCACCACAACGGCACGGACAACGTCCGCGCGCTGATCAACCTGTCGCTGCTCACCGGACACGTCGGGCGCTACGGCTCCGGCGTGCAGCCGCTCCGCGGCCAGAACAACGTGCAGGGCGGTGGTGACATGGGGGCCATCCCCAACCGACTGCCCGGCTTCCAGGACATCCTGGAGCCCGCGATCAGGACCAAGTTCGAGACCGCCTGGGACACCGTCATCCAGCCCGAGTACGGGATGACGCTGACCCAGATGTTCGAGGCGATGGAGACGGGTGAGCTGAAGGCCGTCTACTGCATCGGCGAGAACCCGGCCCAGTCCGAGGCCGACAGCGAGCAGGCCGTCGAGCGCATGAAGAAGCTCGACTGCCTCGTGGTGCAGGACATCTTCCTCACCGCGACCGCCGAGCTGGCCGACGTGATCCTGCCCGCCACCGCCGCCTGGGCGGAGACGGACGGCACCACCACCAACAGCGAGCGCCGCGTCCAGCGGGTCCGCAAGGCGGTCGAGCCGCCGGGCGAGGCACGCGAGGACATCGACATCATCTGCGACCTGGCGGGCCGCCTCGGGCACCCCTGGAAGTACGCGGACGCCGAATCGGTCTGGAACGAGCTGCGTTCGGTGTCACCCGACCACTACGGCATGACGTACGAGCGGCTCGCGGAGCACCAGGGCATCCAGTGGCCCTGCCCCGACACCGACAAGATCGAGCCCACGTACCTGCACGGCCGGCTCTGGGACGAGGACCCCGCCAAGCGCGGGCGGCTCGCGCCCTTCGGCATCGTCAAGCACGACCCGCCGGTCGACCTGACGGACGATCAGTACCCGATCAGGCTCACCACGGGCCGCCGCCTCGACTCGTACAACACCGGTGTGCAGACCGGGAGTTTCGCCTCCCCGCTGCGCCGCGGCGAGTACGTGGAGCTGTGCCCCGAGGACGCCGAGCGGTACGGCGTGTCGGTCGGCGAGGAGGTACGGATCTCGTCGCGGCGCGGCACGGTCCAGGCCCCCGTGTGGGTGGATCCCGGGCTGCGCCCCGGACTTGCCTTCATGACCATGCACTTCCCGGACGAGGTGGACACCAACCAGCTGACCATCGAGGCCAACTGCCCGATCGCGGGGACCGCCGAGTTCAAGGCGTCCGCGATCCGCATCGAGAAGCTGCCCGTGTCCGGACCCGCCTCCGGGCTCGTGTCCGCGCCGGCCGTGAGGAGCTGA
- a CDS encoding 2Fe-2S iron-sulfur cluster-binding protein yields MTAIPLQLPRRLLEFTLDGQETRVPEGSTLLDACRAAGKDIPTLCEGDTLAPKNACRVCVVEVEGARVLAPACSRKAEAGMTVLTDSPRARHSRKIVLELLASSTDLSTTPRAAEWIKEYKAKPERFGPDAARLDEEPKIDNDLYVRDYDKCIQCYKCVDACGEQWQNSFAISVAGRGFDARISTEHDAPLTDSACVYCGNCIEVCPTGALSFKSEFDMREAGTWNEEIQTETTTICAYCGVGCNLTLHVQENEIVKVTSPHDNPVTHGNLCIKGRFGFQHVQER; encoded by the coding sequence GTGACCGCGATACCTCTGCAACTGCCGCGCCGGCTGCTCGAGTTCACGCTCGACGGCCAGGAGACGCGGGTCCCCGAGGGCTCCACCCTCCTCGACGCCTGCCGGGCGGCGGGGAAGGACATCCCGACGCTGTGCGAGGGCGACACGCTCGCGCCGAAGAACGCCTGCCGGGTGTGCGTGGTGGAGGTGGAGGGCGCGCGGGTCCTGGCGCCCGCCTGCTCGCGCAAGGCCGAGGCGGGCATGACCGTCCTCACGGACAGCCCGCGGGCCCGGCACAGCCGGAAGATCGTCCTGGAACTCCTGGCCTCGTCCACGGACCTCTCGACCACGCCGAGGGCCGCCGAGTGGATCAAGGAGTACAAGGCGAAGCCCGAGCGCTTCGGTCCGGACGCGGCCCGGCTCGACGAGGAACCGAAGATCGACAACGATCTCTACGTCCGCGACTACGACAAGTGCATCCAGTGCTACAAGTGTGTCGACGCGTGCGGGGAGCAGTGGCAGAATTCGTTCGCGATCTCGGTGGCGGGGCGCGGCTTCGACGCCCGTATCTCCACCGAGCACGACGCACCGCTCACCGACTCGGCCTGCGTCTACTGCGGCAACTGCATCGAGGTCTGCCCGACCGGAGCGCTCAGCTTCAAGTCGGAGTTCGACATGCGGGAGGCCGGGACGTGGAACGAAGAGATCCAGACGGAGACCACCACCATCTGCGCGTACTGCGGTGTCGGCTGCAACCTGACGCTGCACGTGCAGGAGAATGAGATCGTCAAGGTCACGTCTCCGCACGACAATCCCGTGACGCACGGGAACCTCTGCATCAAGGGCCGCTTCGGCTTCCAGCACGTACAGGAGCGCTGA
- a CDS encoding LysR family transcriptional regulator, translating into MYDPAQLRTFLAVARTLSFTRAAERLGVRQPTVSQHVRRLEKATGRLLFVRDTHSVELTEDGEAMLGFASTILEAHERAETFFSAVRLRGRLRFGVSEDFVLTRLPEILESFRRENPEIDLELSVELSGTLHRRLAAGQLDLVLAKRRAGDTQGELVWRSALTWIGPPRLRVDPGRPVPLILFPPPALTRARALEALEGQGRAWRIVCTSGSLSGLVAAARAGLGVMVHTRGLVPEGLVPVHAGAGLPELGGVDFVLLHGRGHGRGRERTATQEAAHALAAAILAGGDRLHGAQPVERP; encoded by the coding sequence ATGTACGACCCGGCGCAGCTGCGCACGTTCCTGGCCGTGGCCCGGACGCTGAGTTTCACGCGGGCGGCCGAGCGGCTGGGGGTGCGTCAGCCGACCGTGAGCCAGCACGTGCGCCGGCTGGAGAAGGCCACCGGACGGCTGCTTTTCGTCCGTGACACGCACAGCGTGGAGCTGACGGAGGACGGCGAGGCGATGCTCGGGTTCGCGAGCACGATCCTGGAGGCGCACGAGCGCGCGGAGACGTTCTTCTCCGCCGTACGGCTCCGCGGGCGGCTGCGCTTCGGGGTCTCGGAGGACTTCGTGCTGACCCGGCTGCCGGAGATCCTGGAGTCCTTCCGGCGGGAGAACCCGGAGATCGACCTGGAGTTGAGCGTCGAGCTGTCCGGCACCCTGCACCGGCGGCTGGCGGCCGGGCAGCTCGACCTGGTGCTGGCGAAGCGCCGGGCCGGCGACACCCAGGGCGAGCTGGTCTGGCGGTCGGCCCTCACCTGGATCGGGCCGCCGCGCCTGCGGGTCGACCCCGGGCGCCCGGTGCCGCTGATCCTCTTCCCGCCGCCCGCGCTCACCCGGGCCCGTGCGCTGGAGGCGCTGGAGGGGCAGGGCCGGGCGTGGCGGATCGTGTGCACGAGCGGCAGCCTGAGCGGGCTGGTCGCGGCGGCCCGGGCGGGCCTGGGCGTGATGGTGCACACGCGCGGGCTGGTCCCGGAGGGGCTCGTCCCGGTGCACGCCGGGGCCGGGCTGCCGGAGCTCGGCGGGGTGGACTTCGTCCTGCTGCACGGGCGGGGGCACGGCCGGGGGCGGGAGCGGACGGCGACCCAGGAGGCGGCGCACGCGCTGGCGGCGGCGATCCTGGCGGGCGGGGACCGGTTGCACGGCGCGCAGCCGGTAGAGCGCCCGTGA
- a CDS encoding (2Fe-2S) ferredoxin domain-containing protein, giving the protein MTEPSSPSPPPPGIRRFGPRPCTLVVCRGCCCGDAAKNPGTDHAGQLARLREAADASGGRLAVRTTDCLGPCGQANVVVVQPSAEGRRAGGRATWVGWVLDRDGTDDLLAWTRAGGPGVAAPPETLELHMIPPPSDARRRQGR; this is encoded by the coding sequence GTGACAGAGCCTTCCTCGCCCTCGCCCCCGCCGCCTGGCATACGCCGCTTCGGACCCCGCCCCTGCACCCTCGTCGTCTGCCGGGGCTGTTGCTGCGGTGACGCGGCCAAGAACCCGGGCACCGACCACGCGGGCCAGCTCGCCCGGCTCCGGGAGGCCGCCGACGCGTCGGGAGGGCGGCTGGCCGTCCGTACGACCGACTGTCTCGGTCCGTGCGGACAGGCGAACGTCGTCGTGGTCCAGCCCTCCGCCGAAGGGCGCCGGGCCGGCGGCCGGGCCACCTGGGTGGGCTGGGTGCTCGACCGGGACGGCACGGACGACCTGCTCGCATGGACCCGGGCGGGTGGCCCCGGCGTGGCCGCGCCGCCCGAGACCCTGGAACTGCACATGATTCCGCCCCCGTCGGACGCGAGGCGCCGACAGGGGCGGTGA